The Manis javanica isolate MJ-LG chromosome 2, MJ_LKY, whole genome shotgun sequence genome contains a region encoding:
- the TTC39B gene encoding tetratricopeptide repeat protein 39B isoform X5, translating into MYHALGYSTIVVLQAVMTFEQQDIQNGISAMKDALQTCQKYRKKSTVVDSFSSFLSRGSLEQLTEEEMHAEICYAECLLQKAALTFVQDENMINFIKGGLKIRTSYQIYKECLSILHVIQKSKGEQEFFYEFEGGVKLGIGAFNLMLSLLPARIIRLLEFIGFSGNRELGLLQLREGASGRSMRSPLCCLTILAFHTYISLILGTGEVNIVEAESLLAPFLQQFPNGSLMLFYHARIELLKGNVEEAQEIFRKCISVQEEWKQFHHLCYWELMWIYIYQQNWMEAYYYSNLLCKESKWSKATYVFLKAAILSMLPEEDTVATKENVITLFRQVDGLKQRIAGKSIPTEKFAVRKSRRYSSSLPVPVKLILPALEMMYVWNGFPIVSKRKDLSENLLVTVEKAEVVLQNENLSDYSVDDECLVKLLKGCCLKNLQRPLQAELCFNHVVQSEKLLKYDHYLVPFTLFELAHLYKSQGEIDKAIKVLETARNNYKDYSMESRLHFRIQAALHLWKKPSSD; encoded by the exons ATGTACCATGCCTTAGGCTACAGTACCATTGTGGTGTTGCAAGCTGTCATGACCTTCGAGCAACAGGACATCCAAAATGGCATTTCTGCCATGAAAGACGCATTACAAACATGCCAAAA ATACAGGAAAAAATCCACAGTTGTAGACTCTTTCTCAAGTTTTCTTTCTAGAGGGTCTTTGGAACAGCTGACTGAAG aggAAATGCATGCCGAAATCTGTTATGCCGAGTGTCTCCTACAGAAAGCAGCACTCACGTTTGTGCAG GATGAAAATATGATCAACTTCATCAAAGGTGGACTCAAAATTAGAACAAGTTACCAAATATATAA AGAATGTCTTTCTATCCTGCATGTAATTCAGAAGAGCAAAGGGGAACAAGagtttttctatgagtttgaagGGGGTGTCAAGCTTGGAATAGGGGCCTTTAATTTG atgCTGTCCCTTTTACCAGCACGGATTATCAGATTGCTAGAATTTATAGGATTTTCTGGAAACAGG GAGCTGGGTCTCCTGCAGTTACGAGAAGGCGCGTCAGGAAGAAGTATGAGGTCTCCACTGTGCTGCTTAACTATCCTAGCTTTTCATACTTACATCTCCCTGATACTTG GTACAGGAGAAGTGAATATTGTGGAAGCAGAGAGTCTTCTtgcacccttcctccagcagTTTCCAAAT ggcTCACTCATGTTGTTTTATCATGCCCGGATAGAGCTGCTGAAAGGGAATGTGGAAGAG GCACAAGAGATATTTCGAAAATGCATTTCAGTTCAAGAAGAATGGAAACAGTTTCACCATCTCTGTTACTGGGAGCTGATGTGGATTTATATATACCAACAAAACTGGATGGAGGCCTATTACTATTCAAATCTACTTTGCAAAGAGAGTAAATGGTCCAAG GCAACGTATGTGTTCTTGAAAGCTGCAATTTTGAGTATGCTTCCAGAGGAAGATACAGTGGCAACTAAAGAGAATGTAATAACTTTATTCAG ACAGGTGGATGGCTTGAAGCAGAGAATTGCCGGAAAATCGATTCCTACTGAGAAGTTCGCCGTGAGGAAGTCTCGACGTTATTCCAGctcactgcctgtgccagtgAAGCTCATCCTGCCTGCCCTG GAAATGATGTATGTCTGGAATGGTTTTCCGATAGTGAGCAAAAGAAAAGACCTTTCAGAAAATCTGTTGGTCACTGTTGAGAAGGCTGAGGTCGTTTTACAAAATGAAA ACTTGAGTGACTACTCTGTAGATGACGAGTGCTTAGTGAAGTTGCTGAAGGGATGCTGCCTGAAGAACCTACAGCGGCCCTTGCAGGCAGAGTTGTGTTTCAACCACGTTGTCCAAAG TGAAAAGCTACTGAAGTATGACCACTACCTAGTGCCATTTACTCTGTTCGAGTTGGCACATTTGTACAAAAGCCAAGGGGAAATTGACAAGGCTATAAAGGTCCTAGAAACTGCAAG AAACAACTACAAAGACTACTCCATGGAGTCCAGGCTACACTTCAGAATTCAGGCAGCCCTTCACCTCTGGAAAAAACCTTCCTCAGATTGA